One segment of Cynocephalus volans isolate mCynVol1 chromosome 8, mCynVol1.pri, whole genome shotgun sequence DNA contains the following:
- the ERRFI1 gene encoding ERBB receptor feedback inhibitor 1, protein MSTAGVAAQEIRVPLKTGFLRNGQAMGSMKTCWGSRSEFKNNFLNIDPITMAYSLNSTAQEHVTSIGHTSKSAPMNGHYFAENGPSQKSSLPPLIIPPSENLGREEDQVVCGFKKLSVNGVRTSTPPLTPVKNSPSLFPCATLCERGSRPLPPLPISEGLSVDETDCEVEFLTSSDTDFLLEDCTLSDFKYDVPGRRSFRGCGQINYAYFDTPTVSAADLSYASDQNGGVPNLNPPPPQTHRRLRRSHSGPAGSFNKPAIRISSCIHRASPNSDEDKPEVPPRVPIPPRPVKPDYRRWSAEVTSSTYSDEDRPPKVPPREPLSRSNSRTPSPKSLPSYLNGVMPPTQSFAPDPKYVSSKALQRQNSEGSANKVPCILPIIENGKKVSSTHYYLLPERPPYLDKYEKFFREAEETHVSTQIQPLPADCNMVAATEKLDSKAKMDLGGHVKRKHLSYVVSP, encoded by the exons ATGTCAACAGCAGGAGTTGCTGCTCAGGAGATTAGAGTCCCATTAAAAACTGGATTTCTGCGTAATGGCCAAGCCATGGGGAGTATGAAGACCTGCTGGGGCAGTCGCAGTGAGTTTAAAAA taactttttaaatattgatcCAATAACTATGGCCTACAGTCTGAACTCTACTGCTCAGGAGCACGTAACATCTATTG GGCACACTTCAAAATCTGCTCCAATGAATGGCCACTACTTTGCAGAAAATGGTCCATCTCAAAAGTCCAGCTTGCCCCCTCTTATTATTCCCCCAAGTGAAAACTTGGGACGTGAAGAGGATCAGGTTGTATGTGGTTTTAAGAAGCTCTCAGTGAATGGAGTTCGCACTTCTACTCCTCCACTCACACCCGTAAAAAACtctccttctcttttcccctGCGCAACTCTTTGTGAACGGGGTTCTAGGCCCCTTCCACCACTGCCGATCTCCGAAGGCCTCTCTGTGGATGAGACAGACTGTGAGGTTGAATTCCTAACTAGCTCAGATACAGACTTCCTTTTAGAAGACTgtacactttctgatttcaaatatGATGTTCCTGGCAGGCGCAGCTTCCGTGGGTGTGGACAGATCAACTATGCATATTTTGATACCCCAACTGTTTCTGCAGCAGATCTCAGCTATGCATCTGACCAAAACGGAGGTGTCCCAAATCTAAATCCTCCTCCACCTCAAACCCACCGAAGATTAAGAAGGTCTCATTCAGGTCCAGCTGGATCCTTTAACAAGCCAGCCATAAGGATATCCAGCTGTATACACAGAGCTTCTCCTAACTCCGATGAAGACAAACCTGAGGTTCCCCCCAGGGTTCCCATACCTCCTAGGCCAGTAAAGCCAGATTATAGAAGGTGGTCAGCAGAAGTTACTTCTAGCACCTATAGTGATGAAGACAGGCCTCCCAAAGTACCACCAAGAGAACCTTTATCACGGAGTAACTCCCGCACGCCAAGTCCTAAAAGCCTTCCGTCTTACCTCAATGGGGTCATGCCCCCAACACAGAGCTTCGCCCCTGATCCCAAGTATGTCAGCAGCAAAGCTCTGCAAAGACAGAACAGCGAAGGGTCTGCCAATAAGGTTCCTTGCATTCTGCCCATTATTGAAAATGGGAAGAAGGTTAGTTCGACACATTATTACCTACTACCTGAGAGACCACCGTACCTggacaaatatgaaaaattttttagGGAAGCAGAAGAAACACACGTGAGCACCCAAATCCAGCCATTACCTGCTGACTGCAATATGGTTGCAGCCACAGAAAAGCTGgactcaaaagcaaaaatggatCTGGGAGGCCATGTGAAGCGTAAACATTTATCTTATGTGGTTTCTCCTTAG